The nucleotide sequence TAAATGGGCTGCACGTAATGACCTGCATGTGAGGTTAATTTGCCAGATAAGGCAACGCTCCGCAAAACACTCCTGGCTACCCGCCAGGCAATTCCTGTTCAGGTCTGGCGGGAGAGGAGCGATCGCCTCTGCACCCAACTCCAGACCTCACCTCTGTTCATCAAGGCTCGCACAGTTCTTGCCTACTTCAGTTTCCGGCAGGAACCCGACCTCAGCCCGCTCTTTGCCAGCAGTCAGGGGCTTGCCAATAAAGTCTGGGGCTTTCCGCGCTGCGTTGAACAGACCCTCTCCTGGCATATCTGGTCATCCCAGGATGCTCTCCCGCTACAGACAGGAGCTTATGGTATCCCGGAACCCCATCCCGACTCTCCCCTGCTCATGCCGGCTCAGGTTGACCTGATCCTGGTGCCCTCGGTTGCCTGTGATTACCGGGGATACCGTTTGGGCTATGGAGGGGGATTTTACGATCGCCTCCTGGGTCAACCCGAATGGGCAGCAAAACCGACAATTGGCATTGTGTTTGACTTTGCTTACCTGCCCCGTCTACCCAATGATGACTGGGATAGGCCCCTACAGGCAATTTGCACAGAATCGAAGCTCTTTTTTCCATCCACTCCACCTGACATAGACTCCAGCCCACTATAGTTATGAATGAACAATGAATAGAGGTAGCTATGTTTGGTCTAGGATGGCCCGAAGTGGCAATTATTGTTATCGTTGCAATCCTGATTTTTGGTCCTAAAAAGATTCCGGAGTTGGGTAGCACGTTTGGAAAAACGCTCCGGGGCTTCAAGGAAGGACTCAACCAGGCAGAAGAAGAGCAACCGGAGCAAGATGAGGATTACCGGAGCTGAGGCCAGATTACTCATTGTCCAACTGAAATTTAATTGCTCAACTGAAATTGCTGGCAAACATTCCACCGCTCTCCGTCGTGGATCAGTAGCGTCAGATGAGAAACCATGAACTCAAAGTGTAACGGTTGGTGTTGAAACTCTGCCCAGGCAGCTCGAAAGTTTTGTTTGGTTAAATCCCGAAAGCCCACGGTTAGATGGGGGGCAAAGGGACGGGTCTTAGAAACGGGATCAACAATTTTCAGTATAGTTTCCAGATGTGCCATGAGTGAGGCTTGCAACTCCAGTAGGGCGGGCGTTTTGATGACATTGATATAAACCACACGCGGAATAAATGCGCCAAACCCGGAAAGCGTCACAGGTACCGGAGCCTGCTGAACCGCAAATTCGCTTAAGGTGTTCACCAGGGTTGAGAAGTCATCGGCTGCCCAATCAAAAGGAGGCTGCAAGGTGACGTGGGGCGGTGACTTTAGTGCTGCTCGACTGTGATAACGCTCAGCAAAGAGGTGCTTGATACCGTTCGCATAGTCTTGAACCTCCTGCGGCGGCAATAAAGCGATAAAGAAGCGATGTTTAGAGGGATTGAAAGAAGTTGAGAACATCCAGCGGATACGATAGGAGTAATCAATAATGCCCTGTCTTTAAACTACCCTATGCCCTGGTTTGTCAAAATTGAGGAAGGAATTGTTGATAAAGTAATCTTTGACCAGTATGTTCCAGCCCACCGAGAGTATGTTAAGGGTCTGATCCAGAAAGGATATCAAGCTAAAACCGGATACTGGAGCTGTTATGGCGGTGGAATGCTATTGTTTCAGGCTGAATCCATGGATGAGGCAGCGGCGATCGTTGCCCAGGATCCTCTGGTACAAAATGGCTGCGTCCAATACAGGCTTTATGAGTGGCGGATTGTAGTGGAGTAGATTCCTATTGCAGGAGAAACAGGCGTTTTGCAGCACGGGTCAAGGCCACGTAGCAGAGCTGATTTCGCTCCACAATATTTCGGTTGATCAAAATATCTGGTAAGTCAATAAACACATCCTGGAATGTGGAGCCCTGGCTTTTGTGTACGGTCAGGCTGTAGGCATAATTGACATCATGGAATTTTTGCTTCATTTCCCAAAATTCCTGCCAGCGTTTCTGCCCTGCATACTCCTGGAGGAGTTGTTGAAACCTTGCCTGACTCATTTCATGCAGCACCCGCAGGGTACGAAAATTGCCTTCCTCGGTCAGCACTTCTAAATACCAGACAAACCAGGATCCTTCTTTGCCTTCGTAAACATCCAGGACTTCGCACTCGGCTGAAGTCTGGAGCAAGATCATGTCCCGTTCAAGGCAGGAAGTATTGGCAACCAGGCGTTCTCCGGGGACAAATCGAGCAGCACTTTTGCTAAAAATTGCTTCCCGAATGAACTGATTCAGGTTATTTACCCGCCGGTTGGTATAGGCTAACGCTCTCACCTGGTCAGGATTTTTCTGGTATGCCTGGCTGGTAAAAGCTCGAATGAGTAGTTTTTCCCAATGCTGGCGGCGCAGAACAAAAATACCCTCTGTCTGATCTGGGTTTGTGTCATTTTGGAATTGCGGCAGGTATCTGCAATCCAGATTTCTCCGAATATTTTCAGCAAGAACCCCGATCGCCCCCCCATATCGCACCACTTCCGTCAGTTCAGCCCGATGATAGATCTGGCGAAAACAGGGGGACTCTGGTTCACCCACGGGTGGAAGCTGGGCAGGATCGCCAACAAACAAAATCTGGGTGCGATCGTACAGATTGGAAACCGCCGTCACCAGAAGCCCCCACATTTCCTCATTGATCATGGAGCATTCATCCACAATAATCAGGCTATAACGTCCGAACTGACTGGACTGTTCCGTATCAATCTTGAATACCTGTTTGCCAGTCTGCTCATCTACTACCGGACGCAGCCCCAGCAGTTTGCAGCAGGTCATACAGTCCAGTTCCAGCCCCCAGCGGTGCGCCATTGTACTCAGAACCTTGGTGGCTTTATTACTGAAGGCAGTCAAGACCACCTTCCGACGGTTTTTCTGCTGGTGCATCCGGGTAATGAGTGCCTGTAACAGGGTCGTTTTACCCGTGCCCGCATAGCCTGTGAGCAGATATAGCTTTTCCTCTCCTTGAATAAACTGTTCCAATGCCTGCAACGCAGACCACTGTTCCTGGGTCAAAGAAATCCCTGGCAAAATGTCTGGAATGGTGCCGGGAGTTTCCATGTCTGGTGGCAATAGTTGGGAAGAATCCACAGTGTTTAAGGAAT is from Leptothermofonsia sichuanensis E412 and encodes:
- a CDS encoding 5-formyltetrahydrofolate cyclo-ligase, yielding MPDKATLRKTLLATRQAIPVQVWRERSDRLCTQLQTSPLFIKARTVLAYFSFRQEPDLSPLFASSQGLANKVWGFPRCVEQTLSWHIWSSQDALPLQTGAYGIPEPHPDSPLLMPAQVDLILVPSVACDYRGYRLGYGGGFYDRLLGQPEWAAKPTIGIVFDFAYLPRLPNDDWDRPLQAICTESKLFFPSTPPDIDSSPL
- the tatA gene encoding twin-arginine translocase TatA/TatE family subunit, giving the protein MFGLGWPEVAIIVIVAILIFGPKKIPELGSTFGKTLRGFKEGLNQAEEEQPEQDEDYRS
- a CDS encoding 2'-5' RNA ligase family protein — encoded protein: MFSTSFNPSKHRFFIALLPPQEVQDYANGIKHLFAERYHSRAALKSPPHVTLQPPFDWAADDFSTLVNTLSEFAVQQAPVPVTLSGFGAFIPRVVYINVIKTPALLELQASLMAHLETILKIVDPVSKTRPFAPHLTVGFRDLTKQNFRAAWAEFQHQPLHFEFMVSHLTLLIHDGERWNVCQQFQLSN
- a CDS encoding YciI family protein, with amino-acid sequence MPWFVKIEEGIVDKVIFDQYVPAHREYVKGLIQKGYQAKTGYWSCYGGGMLLFQAESMDEAAAIVAQDPLVQNGCVQYRLYEWRIVVE
- a CDS encoding ATP-dependent DNA helicase, which produces MDSSQLLPPDMETPGTIPDILPGISLTQEQWSALQALEQFIQGEEKLYLLTGYAGTGKTTLLQALITRMHQQKNRRKVVLTAFSNKATKVLSTMAHRWGLELDCMTCCKLLGLRPVVDEQTGKQVFKIDTEQSSQFGRYSLIIVDECSMINEEMWGLLVTAVSNLYDRTQILFVGDPAQLPPVGEPESPCFRQIYHRAELTEVVRYGGAIGVLAENIRRNLDCRYLPQFQNDTNPDQTEGIFVLRRQHWEKLLIRAFTSQAYQKNPDQVRALAYTNRRVNNLNQFIREAIFSKSAARFVPGERLVANTSCLERDMILLQTSAECEVLDVYEGKEGSWFVWYLEVLTEEGNFRTLRVLHEMSQARFQQLLQEYAGQKRWQEFWEMKQKFHDVNYAYSLTVHKSQGSTFQDVFIDLPDILINRNIVERNQLCYVALTRAAKRLFLLQ